One window of the Streptomyces sp. NBC_00259 genome contains the following:
- the guaB gene encoding IMP dehydrogenase translates to MTANVDGVPEKFATLGLTYDDVLLLPGASDMAPDQIDTASFISKNVRVNIPLLSAAMDKVTESRMAIAMARQGGVGVLHRNLSIADQANQVDLVKRSESGMVTDPVTVHPDATLAEADAICGKFRISGVPVTDAAGKLLGIVTNRDMAFETDRSQQVRDVMTPMPLVTGKVGISGVDAMELLRRHKIEKLPLVDDAGILKGLITVKDFVKAEKYPNAAKDREGRLLVGAAVGVAGDAFERAQALIEAGVDFIVVDTAHGHSKLVGDMVAKIKSNAPVDVIGGNVATRDGAQALIDAGVDGIKVGVGPGSICTTRVVAGIGVPQVTAIYEASLAAKAAGVPVIGDGGLQYSGDIAKALVAGADTVMLGSLLAGCEESPGELLFINGKQFKSYRGMGSLGAMQSRGEQRSFSKDRYFQEGVASDEKIVPEGIEGQVPYRGPLSAVVHQLVGGLRQSMFYVGGRTVPELQDRGRFVRITSAGLKESHPHDIQMTVEAPNYSRK, encoded by the coding sequence ATGACTGCCAACGTCGACGGAGTGCCCGAGAAATTCGCGACACTCGGGCTGACCTACGACGACGTGCTGCTCCTGCCGGGCGCGTCCGACATGGCGCCCGACCAGATCGACACCGCCTCGTTCATCTCGAAGAACGTGCGGGTGAACATCCCGCTGCTGTCCGCCGCCATGGACAAGGTCACCGAGTCCCGGATGGCCATCGCCATGGCCCGCCAGGGCGGCGTGGGCGTGCTGCACCGCAATCTCTCCATCGCCGACCAGGCCAACCAGGTCGACCTGGTGAAGCGCTCCGAGTCCGGCATGGTCACCGACCCGGTCACGGTGCACCCGGACGCGACGCTCGCCGAGGCGGACGCCATCTGCGGCAAGTTCCGGATCAGCGGTGTCCCCGTCACCGACGCGGCGGGCAAGCTGCTCGGCATCGTCACCAACCGCGACATGGCCTTCGAGACGGACCGCTCCCAGCAGGTGCGCGACGTCATGACGCCGATGCCGCTGGTCACCGGCAAGGTCGGCATCTCCGGCGTGGACGCCATGGAGCTGCTGCGCCGCCACAAGATCGAGAAGCTTCCGCTGGTCGACGACGCGGGCATCCTCAAGGGCCTCATCACCGTCAAGGACTTCGTCAAGGCGGAGAAGTACCCGAACGCGGCGAAGGACCGGGAGGGCCGGCTCCTCGTCGGTGCCGCCGTCGGTGTCGCCGGTGACGCCTTCGAGCGCGCCCAGGCCCTGATCGAGGCCGGAGTCGACTTCATCGTCGTCGACACCGCGCACGGTCACTCCAAGCTGGTCGGCGACATGGTCGCCAAGATCAAGTCCAACGCCCCCGTCGATGTCATCGGCGGCAACGTCGCCACCCGCGACGGCGCCCAGGCGCTCATCGACGCCGGCGTCGACGGCATCAAGGTCGGTGTCGGCCCGGGCTCCATCTGCACGACGCGAGTCGTGGCCGGTATCGGAGTTCCGCAGGTCACCGCGATCTACGAGGCCTCGCTCGCCGCCAAGGCGGCGGGCGTCCCGGTCATCGGCGACGGCGGCCTGCAGTACAGCGGCGACATCGCGAAGGCCCTGGTCGCGGGCGCCGACACGGTGATGCTCGGCTCGCTGCTCGCGGGCTGCGAGGAGTCGCCCGGCGAGCTGCTGTTCATCAACGGCAAGCAGTTCAAGTCGTACCGCGGCATGGGTTCGCTCGGCGCGATGCAGTCCCGTGGCGAGCAGCGTTCCTTCTCCAAGGACCGCTACTTCCAGGAGGGCGTCGCCTCCGACGAGAAGATCGTCCCCGAGGGCATCGAGGGCCAGGTCCCCTACCGGGGCCCGCTCTCCGCGGTCGTCCACCAGCTGGTCGGCGGTCTGCGCCAGTCGATGTTCTACGTCGGCGGCCGCACGGTGCCGGAGCTGCAGGACCGCGGCCGGTTCGTGCGGATCACCTCGGCCGGACTCAAGGAGAGCCACCCGCACGACATTCAGATGACCGTCGAGGCGCCGAACTACAGCAGGAAGTAG
- a CDS encoding WhiB family transcriptional regulator, translating into MADFSRLPGPNADLWDWQLLAACRGVDSSLFFHPEGERGAARSARENSAKEVCMRCPVRAECAAHALAVREPYGVWGGLTEDEREELMGRARHRLIPAGGAGGAPHG; encoded by the coding sequence ATGGCAGATTTCTCCCGCCTTCCCGGACCGAACGCCGATCTGTGGGACTGGCAGCTGCTCGCAGCATGCCGTGGGGTAGACAGCTCACTCTTCTTCCATCCCGAGGGGGAACGCGGCGCGGCAAGGAGTGCGCGCGAGAACTCGGCGAAAGAGGTCTGCATGCGGTGCCCGGTGCGCGCGGAGTGCGCGGCGCACGCACTGGCGGTGCGGGAGCCCTACGGGGTATGGGGTGGACTGACGGAGGACGAGCGTGAGGAGCTCATGGGGCGGGCCCGGCACCGGCTGATCCCGGCGGGTGGCGCGGGAGGTGCCCCGCACGGCTGA
- a CDS encoding glycerol-3-phosphate dehydrogenase/oxidase, with the protein MRTATLGPAQRAEALAAMAERELDVLVVGAGVVGAGTALDAATRGLSTGLVEARDWASGTSSRSSKLIHGGLRYLEMLDFALVREALKERGLLLERLAPHLVKPVPFLYPLQHRGWERAYAGAGVALYDAMSVSSGHGRGLPVHRHLSRKHALRVAPCLKKDALVGALQYYDAQMDDARYVATLVRTAAAYGAHVASRARVIGFLREGERVVGARVQDVETGGEYEIRAKQIVNATGVWTDDTQALIGERGQFHVRASKGIHLVVPKDRIHSTTGLILRTEKSVLFVIPWGRHWILGTTDTDWDLDKAHPAASSADIDYLLEHVNSVLAVPLGRDDVEGVYAGLRPLLAGESDATSMLSREHTVAHPAPGLVVVAGGKYTTYRVMAKDAVDEAVHGLDQRVAACVTEDVPLMGAEGYRALWNARARIAARTGIHVARVEHLLNRYGSMTEELLELIAADPKLGEPLGGAEDYLRAEVVYAASHEGARHLDDVLTRRTRISIETFDRGTRCARECAELMAPVLGWDKGQIEREVEHYEKRVEAERESQRQPDDLTADAARLGAPDIVPI; encoded by the coding sequence GTGAGGACAGCGACACTGGGACCCGCGCAGCGCGCGGAGGCCCTCGCCGCAATGGCAGAGCGTGAGCTGGACGTGCTCGTGGTCGGCGCCGGGGTGGTCGGCGCGGGGACCGCGCTGGACGCCGCGACGCGCGGACTGTCGACCGGGCTGGTCGAGGCCCGCGACTGGGCCTCCGGCACATCGAGCAGATCGAGCAAGCTCATCCACGGAGGGTTGCGCTATCTGGAGATGCTGGACTTCGCGCTGGTGCGCGAGGCGCTCAAGGAACGCGGACTGCTGCTGGAGCGCCTGGCCCCGCATCTCGTGAAGCCGGTGCCCTTCCTCTACCCGCTGCAGCACAGGGGCTGGGAGCGGGCCTACGCCGGAGCGGGCGTCGCGTTGTACGACGCGATGTCGGTGTCCTCGGGTCACGGCCGCGGCCTGCCCGTCCACCGCCACCTCTCCCGGAAGCACGCTCTGCGGGTCGCACCGTGCCTGAAGAAGGACGCCCTGGTGGGCGCCCTGCAGTACTACGACGCCCAGATGGACGACGCCCGCTATGTGGCGACCCTGGTGCGGACGGCCGCGGCGTACGGCGCGCATGTCGCCAGCCGGGCACGGGTCATCGGCTTCCTGCGCGAAGGGGAGCGGGTCGTCGGCGCCCGGGTGCAGGACGTCGAGACCGGCGGGGAGTACGAGATCCGGGCGAAGCAGATCGTCAACGCCACGGGTGTGTGGACGGACGACACCCAGGCCCTGATCGGTGAGCGCGGGCAGTTCCACGTCCGGGCGTCCAAGGGCATCCATCTGGTCGTGCCCAAGGACCGGATCCATTCGACCACCGGACTCATCCTGCGCACCGAGAAGTCCGTGCTGTTCGTCATCCCCTGGGGACGGCACTGGATCCTGGGGACCACCGACACCGACTGGGATCTCGACAAGGCCCATCCGGCCGCGTCCAGCGCCGACATCGACTACCTGCTGGAGCACGTCAATTCGGTGCTCGCCGTGCCGCTCGGCCGCGACGACGTCGAAGGGGTCTACGCGGGCCTGCGCCCGCTGCTCGCCGGTGAGTCGGACGCGACGAGCATGCTCAGCCGCGAGCACACGGTGGCCCACCCCGCGCCCGGTCTGGTCGTCGTCGCCGGCGGAAAGTACACGACGTACCGCGTGATGGCGAAGGACGCCGTGGACGAGGCGGTGCACGGACTGGACCAGCGGGTCGCCGCCTGCGTCACGGAGGATGTGCCGCTGATGGGCGCCGAGGGCTATCGGGCCCTGTGGAACGCGCGCGCGAGGATCGCGGCGCGGACCGGCATCCATGTCGCCCGTGTCGAGCATCTGCTCAACCGCTACGGATCCATGACGGAGGAGCTGCTGGAACTCATCGCGGCCGACCCGAAGCTCGGCGAGCCGCTCGGCGGCGCGGAGGACTATCTGCGCGCCGAAGTCGTCTATGCCGCCTCCCACGAAGGGGCGCGCCATCTCGACGACGTGCTCACACGCCGGACCCGCATCTCCATCGAGACGTTCGACCGCGGCACGCGCTGTGCGCGGGAGTGCGCGGAGCTGATGGCCCCGGTGCTCGGCTGGGACAAGGGGCAGATCGAGAGGGAAGTGGAGCACTACGAGAAGCGGGTGGAGGCCGAGCGGGAATCGCAGCGGCAGCCGGACGATCTGACGGCCGACGCGGCGCGGCTGGGGGCGCCGGACATCGTCCCGATCTAG
- a CDS encoding nucleotide sugar dehydrogenase encodes MPADLAVIGLGHLGLPLAQAAVAAGIATVGYDTDPRPAAELAAGRPPVDGSLSASEIRRMLSGGFRPTTDSAELGRVRTAVICAPTTLGADRRPDLGAVGNAARALAARLRPHTTVLLESAVEPGTTESYLKPILEEGSGLRAGHDFHLAYSPSRLDPGNRAYGYANTPQVIGGLTPACTESAAAFYGRVSDKVVRARGPREAEAAKLLETNFRQVNIALVNEMAVLCHDLGVDLWDVIRCAETKPFGFQAFRPGPGVGGHGVPLDTVGPHRTLRLVELAGQINERMPQYVIQRCATLLNEHGKSARAARVLLLGITYKPDLADLEGSPAPEIAQRLIDLGASVGYHDPYVQDWRVHDRPVPRADSLYEAVANADLTVLLQHHRTYDLQGLAVKAQILLDTRGASPAGAAHRL; translated from the coding sequence ATGCCCGCAGACCTCGCCGTCATCGGACTCGGCCACCTCGGACTGCCACTCGCCCAGGCCGCCGTAGCCGCGGGCATCGCGACCGTCGGATACGACACCGACCCCCGCCCCGCCGCCGAACTCGCCGCAGGACGTCCCCCCGTGGACGGTTCGCTCAGCGCCTCCGAAATCCGCCGGATGCTCTCGGGGGGCTTCCGGCCCACCACCGACTCCGCCGAACTCGGCCGGGTCCGCACGGCCGTCATCTGCGCCCCCACCACCCTGGGCGCCGACCGCAGACCCGACCTCGGCGCGGTCGGCAACGCCGCCAGGGCGCTGGCCGCCCGGCTGCGGCCGCACACGACCGTGCTGCTCGAATCCGCCGTCGAGCCGGGCACCACGGAGAGCTATCTGAAGCCGATCCTCGAAGAGGGCTCCGGACTGCGCGCCGGCCACGACTTCCATCTGGCCTACTCCCCCAGCCGGCTCGACCCGGGCAACCGCGCCTACGGCTACGCCAACACCCCCCAGGTGATCGGCGGGCTCACCCCCGCCTGCACCGAATCGGCGGCGGCGTTCTACGGCCGCGTCAGCGACAAGGTGGTCCGCGCCCGCGGCCCCCGCGAGGCAGAGGCCGCCAAGCTCCTCGAAACCAACTTCCGGCAGGTCAACATCGCCCTCGTCAACGAGATGGCGGTGCTCTGCCACGATCTCGGCGTCGACCTCTGGGACGTCATCCGCTGCGCCGAGACCAAGCCGTTCGGCTTCCAGGCCTTCCGCCCCGGCCCCGGCGTCGGCGGCCACGGCGTCCCCCTCGACACGGTCGGCCCCCACCGCACCCTGCGGCTCGTCGAACTCGCCGGACAGATCAACGAACGCATGCCGCAGTACGTCATCCAGCGCTGCGCGACCCTGCTCAACGAACACGGCAAGTCGGCCCGCGCGGCCCGGGTGCTCCTCCTCGGCATCACCTACAAGCCGGACCTCGCAGACCTCGAAGGCTCTCCAGCACCCGAGATCGCCCAGCGGCTCATCGACCTCGGCGCCTCCGTCGGCTACCACGACCCGTACGTCCAGGACTGGCGCGTGCACGACCGCCCGGTCCCGCGCGCCGACTCCCTCTACGAGGCGGTCGCCAACGCCGACCTCACGGTCCTGCTCCAGCATCACCGCACCTACGACCTGCAGGGCCTCGCGGTGAAGGCGCAGATCCTGCTGGACACCAGGGGCGCGTCCCCGGCAGGCGCGGCACACCGCCTCTGA
- a CDS encoding GuaB3 family IMP dehydrogenase-related protein — protein sequence MTEIEIGRGKRGRRAYAFDDIAVVPSRRTRDPKEVSIAWQIDAYRFELPFLAAPMDSVVSPQTAIRIGELGGLGVLNLEGLWTRYEDPQPLLDEIADELDEDAATRRLQEIYAAPIKEELIGQRLKEVRDSGVVTAAALSPQRTAQFSKTVVDAGVDIFVIRGTTVSAEHVSGAAEPLNLKQFIYELDVPVIVGGCATYTAALHLMRTGAAGVLVGFGGGAAHTTRNVLGIQVPMATAVADVAAARRDYMDESGGRYVHVIADGGVGWSGDLPKAVACGADAVMMGSPLARATDAPGRGHHWGMEAVHEDVPRGKLVDLGIVGTTEEILTGPSHTPDGSMNFFGALKRAMATTGYSELKEFQRVEVTVADSQHKR from the coding sequence GTGACTGAGATCGAGATCGGGCGCGGCAAGCGCGGCCGCAGGGCATACGCCTTCGACGACATCGCCGTCGTCCCGAGCCGGCGCACCCGGGACCCGAAGGAGGTCTCGATCGCCTGGCAGATTGACGCCTATCGCTTCGAGCTTCCGTTCCTGGCCGCTCCCATGGACTCCGTCGTCTCGCCGCAGACCGCGATCCGCATCGGTGAGCTGGGCGGACTGGGCGTGCTCAACCTCGAGGGCCTGTGGACCCGGTACGAGGACCCGCAGCCGCTGCTCGACGAGATCGCCGACGAACTGGACGAGGACGCGGCGACCCGCCGTCTGCAGGAGATCTACGCCGCGCCGATCAAGGAAGAGCTGATCGGACAGCGCCTCAAGGAGGTGCGCGACTCCGGAGTCGTCACCGCCGCGGCGCTGTCGCCGCAGCGCACCGCGCAGTTCTCCAAGACCGTCGTCGACGCCGGTGTGGACATCTTCGTCATCCGCGGCACGACCGTCTCGGCCGAGCACGTCTCCGGTGCGGCCGAGCCGCTCAACCTGAAGCAGTTCATCTACGAGCTCGACGTCCCGGTCATCGTCGGCGGCTGCGCCACGTACACGGCGGCGCTGCACCTGATGCGCACGGGCGCGGCCGGTGTCCTCGTCGGCTTCGGCGGCGGCGCCGCGCACACCACGCGCAACGTGCTGGGCATCCAGGTCCCCATGGCGACGGCGGTCGCGGATGTCGCCGCGGCCCGCCGCGACTACATGGACGAGTCCGGCGGCCGCTACGTGCACGTCATCGCCGACGGCGGGGTCGGCTGGTCCGGCGACCTCCCGAAGGCCGTCGCCTGCGGTGCGGACGCCGTGATGATGGGCTCCCCGCTGGCCCGCGCGACGGACGCGCCCGGCCGCGGCCACCACTGGGGCATGGAGGCCGTCCATGAGGACGTGCCGCGCGGAAAGCTCGTCGACCTGGGCATCGTCGGCACGACGGAGGAGATCCTCACCGGTCCGTCGCACACCCCCGACGGCTCGATGAACTTCTTCGGCGCCCTGAAGCGGGCCATGGCGACGACCGGCTACAGCGAGCTCAAGGAGTTCCAGCGCGTCGAGGTGACGGTCGCGGACTCCCAGCACAAGCGCTGA
- a CDS encoding sigma-70 family RNA polymerase sigma factor, which yields MRDDEAATAHGAIGALVHRAVDGDDQATHDLLAHVHPLALRYCRTRLSRLPGDARHFVEDLAQEVCVAVLMALPRYKDTGRPFEAFVFAIAAHKVADLQRAAMRHPGSTAVPSDEMPERPDDSLGPEERALLSDDAEWAKRLLASLPENQRELLVLRVAVGLTAEETGQMLGMSPGAVRVAQHRALSRLRALAEQ from the coding sequence ATGCGTGACGACGAGGCGGCGACCGCCCATGGGGCAATCGGTGCACTCGTTCACCGTGCCGTCGACGGCGACGATCAGGCCACGCACGACCTGCTCGCCCATGTGCACCCGCTCGCGCTGCGGTACTGCCGCACCCGGCTGAGCCGGCTTCCCGGTGATGCCCGTCACTTCGTCGAGGACCTCGCGCAGGAAGTCTGCGTCGCGGTCCTCATGGCGCTGCCGCGCTACAAGGACACGGGGCGCCCGTTCGAGGCGTTCGTCTTCGCGATCGCGGCCCACAAGGTCGCCGATCTGCAGCGGGCGGCCATGCGGCATCCCGGCTCGACGGCCGTGCCCTCCGACGAGATGCCGGAGCGGCCCGACGACTCGCTCGGGCCCGAGGAGCGGGCACTGCTCAGCGACGACGCGGAGTGGGCCAAGAGGCTTCTCGCCAGCCTTCCGGAGAACCAGCGGGAGCTGCTGGTGCTGCGGGTCGCGGTCGGGCTCACCGCCGAGGAGACCGGGCAGATGCTCGGGATGTCCCCGGGCGCGGTCCGGGTGGCACAGCACCGGGCCCTGAGCCGCCTGCGGGCGCTGGCGGAGCAGTAG
- a CDS encoding response regulator transcription factor produces MTSVLVCDDSPLAREALRRAVATVPGVERVTTAANGEEVLRRWGADRSDLILMDVRMPGLGGVETVRRLLSADPGARIIMLTVAEDLDGVALAVAAGARGYLHKDASRAELRATVTQALADPTWRLAPRRLRSAEMGAAPTLTAREIQVLEGMSHGRSNAEIGRELFLSEDTVKTHARRLFKKLGASDRAHAVALGFRWGLVR; encoded by the coding sequence ATGACATCCGTCCTCGTCTGCGACGACTCCCCGCTCGCCCGAGAGGCGCTCCGTCGCGCGGTGGCAACCGTGCCCGGCGTAGAGCGCGTGACGACCGCGGCCAACGGCGAGGAAGTCCTCCGCCGCTGGGGCGCCGACCGCTCGGACCTGATTCTGATGGACGTACGCATGCCCGGACTGGGCGGCGTCGAGACGGTCCGCCGGCTGCTGTCCGCCGATCCCGGCGCCCGGATCATCATGCTCACCGTCGCCGAGGACCTGGACGGCGTCGCGCTCGCCGTGGCCGCCGGCGCCCGTGGGTATCTGCACAAGGACGCCTCGCGCGCCGAGCTGCGGGCCACGGTGACCCAGGCCCTCGCCGACCCGACCTGGCGGCTCGCCCCACGGCGGCTGCGCTCGGCCGAGATGGGCGCCGCGCCCACGCTCACCGCGCGTGAGATCCAGGTGCTCGAAGGCATGAGCCACGGCAGGTCCAACGCCGAGATCGGGCGTGAGCTGTTCCTCTCCGAGGACACGGTGAAGACGCACGCCAGGCGGCTGTTCAAGAAGCTGGGCGCCTCGGACCGGGCGCACGCCGTCGCGCTCGGCTTCCGCTGGGGCCTGGTTCGCTGA
- a CDS encoding DUF2264 domain-containing protein: MRNVPTLPEDRELSPYTGWTRGHWEAVADELLLAVRPYASPHHGLINLPGPRPSASGPRSDGLEGYARTFLLAALRVAGAHGDDPHGHLARYAEGLASGTGHTDGHDRWPLMADCPQAIVESASVALSLRLTRPWLWDTLDDRTRRRAVDWLLPALGPPPVDNNWWLFGLTVAGFLQDAGIETDLARRTIDRSLARIEEWYEGDGWYSDGDNRSFDHYNGWALHLYPVLHAHLAGDEDLLDRYGPRLRAHLDGYARLFGADGSPMPYGRSLTYRFAAASAPWLGALTGHTPLGPGATRRLASGALRHFLDRGATDDRGLLTLGWHGPYEPVLQGYSGPASPYWASKGFLGLLLPPDHPAWTGREERLPAETEDAVTALASPGLLVQSTVADGLVRLHNHGSSQSGGQDDPGYARFAYSTRTGPTTEPTALPDNHFALVVDGRPTSRGPAEPRGAGPGWAASAHTPCPGVRVHSLTLAHGRAEIRAHLVTGAPEGTPVRQTGWATTPGGPTAQLQPVHGYAVRTASASGPTLQGPRTRTAALHGTTGGGPDSLFVALASLTAEPDPTPVTALADIEITGRTLTVTWGDGTTSVRTCGPPGN; this comes from the coding sequence ATGCGGAACGTGCCCACGTTGCCCGAAGACCGTGAGCTGAGCCCGTACACCGGCTGGACCCGCGGCCACTGGGAGGCCGTCGCCGACGAACTCCTGCTGGCCGTACGGCCCTACGCCTCGCCCCACCACGGGCTGATCAACCTTCCCGGCCCGCGCCCCAGTGCCTCGGGCCCCAGGTCGGACGGTCTCGAAGGCTACGCCCGTACCTTCCTCCTCGCAGCCCTCCGGGTCGCGGGAGCGCACGGCGACGACCCCCACGGCCACCTCGCCCGGTACGCCGAAGGGCTCGCCTCCGGAACCGGGCACACCGACGGGCACGACCGCTGGCCGCTCATGGCCGACTGCCCCCAGGCGATCGTCGAGTCCGCCTCCGTCGCCCTGTCCCTGCGGCTGACCCGCCCCTGGCTGTGGGACACCCTCGACGACCGCACCCGCCGGCGCGCCGTCGACTGGCTGCTGCCCGCCCTCGGGCCGCCCCCCGTCGACAACAACTGGTGGCTCTTCGGCCTCACCGTCGCCGGATTCCTCCAGGACGCCGGCATCGAGACCGACCTGGCCCGGCGCACCATCGACCGCTCGCTGGCGCGTATAGAGGAGTGGTACGAAGGCGACGGCTGGTACAGCGACGGCGACAACAGGTCCTTCGACCACTACAACGGCTGGGCCCTGCACCTCTATCCCGTCCTGCACGCCCACCTCGCCGGCGACGAGGACCTCCTCGACCGCTACGGCCCCCGGCTGCGCGCCCATCTCGACGGCTACGCGCGCCTCTTCGGCGCCGACGGGTCACCGATGCCGTACGGCCGCTCGCTGACGTACCGCTTCGCCGCCGCGTCCGCCCCGTGGCTCGGCGCCCTCACCGGCCACACCCCGCTCGGGCCCGGCGCCACCCGCCGGCTCGCCTCCGGCGCCCTGCGCCACTTCCTCGACCGGGGCGCCACCGACGACCGCGGCCTGCTCACCCTCGGCTGGCACGGCCCGTACGAACCCGTCCTCCAGGGCTACTCGGGACCGGCCTCCCCCTACTGGGCGTCGAAGGGCTTCCTCGGCCTGCTCCTGCCACCGGATCACCCGGCCTGGACCGGCCGCGAGGAGCGGCTGCCCGCCGAGACCGAGGACGCCGTCACCGCCCTCGCGTCGCCGGGTCTGCTCGTCCAGTCCACCGTCGCCGACGGACTCGTACGGCTGCACAACCACGGCTCCAGCCAGAGCGGTGGGCAGGACGACCCCGGCTACGCGCGCTTCGCCTACTCCACCCGCACCGGGCCCACTACGGAGCCGACCGCGCTCCCCGACAACCACTTCGCCCTGGTCGTCGACGGAAGACCCACCTCACGGGGCCCCGCGGAACCCAGGGGCGCCGGCCCCGGCTGGGCCGCCTCCGCCCACACCCCGTGCCCGGGAGTGCGGGTCCACTCCCTGACACTCGCCCACGGCCGCGCCGAGATCCGCGCCCATCTCGTCACCGGAGCGCCCGAAGGCACCCCCGTACGCCAGACCGGCTGGGCCACCACCCCGGGCGGCCCCACCGCCCAGCTCCAGCCGGTGCACGGCTACGCGGTGCGCACCGCGTCCGCGTCCGGTCCCACTCTCCAGGGTCCGCGCACCCGCACCGCCGCCCTCCACGGCACCACCGGCGGCGGGCCGGACAGCCTCTTCGTCGCGCTCGCCTCGCTCACCGCCGAGCCGGACCCGACGCCCGTCACCGCGCTCGCGGACATCGAGATCACCGGCCGCACCCTCACGGTGACCTGGGGGGACGGAACTACTTCGGTCCGTACTTGCGGCCCGCCCGGGAACTGA
- a CDS encoding LysR family transcriptional regulator, producing MIEARHLRVLRAVAATGSFSAAARELGCTQPAVSQQMKALETSAGTPLLIRAGREMRLTQAGEALVRHAAGILAGLTAAEEEVAAIAGLRAGRVRLVSFSSGSSTLVPTALAALRAAHPGTRVSLVEAEPPRSEEMLREGDCDVALAFRYGAGGTEWEDLVVRPLLSDRLVGLVPEGHRLADSGSLSIAELADEPWIAGCPRCRRQLVAVCEESGFTPRIDFATDDYPAVVGLVGAGLGVAVLPELALESVLPKGARTVAVEPAVHREIVALTLPDLAQVPTVAATLDRLALAAAR from the coding sequence GTGATCGAAGCCCGTCATCTCCGTGTCCTGCGTGCTGTGGCCGCCACCGGTTCCTTCTCCGCGGCGGCGCGTGAACTGGGCTGCACCCAGCCCGCCGTCAGCCAGCAGATGAAGGCGCTCGAAACATCCGCCGGCACCCCGCTGCTGATCCGCGCCGGCCGGGAGATGCGGCTGACCCAGGCCGGTGAGGCCCTCGTGCGCCATGCCGCCGGCATCCTGGCCGGGCTGACCGCCGCGGAGGAGGAGGTCGCCGCGATCGCGGGCCTGCGTGCGGGCCGGGTCCGGCTGGTGTCGTTCTCCAGCGGCAGCTCCACCCTCGTGCCCACCGCACTGGCCGCGCTGCGCGCCGCGCATCCGGGCACCCGCGTCTCCCTCGTCGAGGCCGAGCCGCCGCGTTCCGAGGAGATGCTGCGCGAGGGGGACTGCGATGTGGCCCTGGCCTTCCGTTACGGCGCCGGGGGCACGGAGTGGGAGGACCTCGTCGTACGGCCGCTGCTGAGCGACCGGCTCGTCGGGCTGGTGCCCGAGGGGCACCGGTTGGCGGACTCCGGCTCCCTGTCCATCGCGGAACTGGCGGACGAACCCTGGATCGCCGGGTGTCCGCGCTGCCGCCGCCAACTGGTGGCGGTCTGCGAGGAGTCGGGCTTCACCCCCAGGATCGACTTCGCCACGGACGACTATCCGGCCGTGGTCGGACTCGTCGGCGCGGGTCTCGGCGTGGCCGTACTGCCGGAGCTGGCGCTGGAGTCCGTACTGCCCAAGGGCGCCAGAACGGTGGCGGTGGAGCCGGCCGTCCACCGCGAGATCGTCGCCCTGACCCTGCCCGATCTGGCCCAGGTCCCCACGGTCGCGGCCACCCTGGACCGGCTGGCGCTGGCCGCCGCGCGCTGA
- a CDS encoding SDR family NAD(P)-dependent oxidoreductase — MTTALITGATAGIGAAFARRLAADGHDLVLVARNTERLQEQATELHDLHGIEAEVLTADLAEEDGIVSVEKRLADRRRPVDLLVNNAGFGNKGRFLEVSMADELRMLKVHCEAVLRLTSAATEPMRDRGRGGVVNVASVAAFVPRGTYGASKAWVVQFTQGAARDLAGTGVRLMALCPGFVRTEFHQRAGMGTENVPGWMWLDADKLVSSALADLARGRTLSIPDPRYKALMGVVKLAPRGLLGGVSSRAGRKYGPK; from the coding sequence ATGACGACAGCACTGATTACGGGCGCGACCGCGGGCATCGGGGCCGCCTTCGCGCGGCGTCTCGCGGCGGACGGGCACGATCTGGTCCTGGTGGCACGGAACACCGAGCGGCTGCAGGAGCAGGCGACCGAGCTGCACGACCTGCACGGCATCGAGGCGGAGGTGCTGACGGCGGACCTGGCCGAGGAGGACGGGATCGTCTCGGTCGAGAAGAGGCTCGCCGACCGCAGGCGGCCGGTGGATCTGCTCGTGAACAACGCCGGCTTCGGCAACAAGGGCCGGTTCCTCGAAGTGTCCATGGCCGATGAGCTGCGGATGCTGAAGGTGCACTGCGAGGCCGTGCTCCGGCTGACGTCCGCGGCCACCGAGCCGATGCGCGACCGGGGCAGGGGCGGGGTGGTGAACGTGGCGTCGGTGGCCGCGTTCGTACCGCGCGGGACGTACGGGGCGTCGAAGGCGTGGGTCGTGCAGTTCACCCAGGGCGCGGCCCGGGACCTGGCGGGCACGGGCGTACGGCTGATGGCGCTCTGCCCCGGGTTCGTGCGGACCGAGTTCCATCAGCGGGCGGGGATGGGGACGGAGAACGTCCCGGGCTGGATGTGGCTGGACGCGGACAAGCTGGTGTCGTCGGCACTCGCCGACCTCGCCCGTGGCAGGACGCTGTCGATCCCGGACCCGCGCTACAAGGCGCTGATGGGCGTGGTGAAGCTGGCTCCGCGCGGTCTGCTCGGCGGGGTCAGTTCCCGGGCGGGCCGCAAGTACGGACCGAAGTAG